A portion of the Bacteroides faecium genome contains these proteins:
- a CDS encoding M48 family metalloprotease — MKTTLRIFRILFKLLLLSYVTVVNIILISAFYVLLLLIVEWVAPSFLSGLFAEYSFAHHLVYSMPFYLVLLYILYSLSPLNVWIMRIKEGYKPLGGEERARVELLLAEMGMERKLNIYRNKDARTNAVTFGFNTIGLTDGILRAATDEELKGVISHEVGHISHYDFVYQVLLFSMQSLGYRCLYGLFLIPALVFGVIGNLVIAVAPAVRFAVVGIAKLWWGLYKLLHHTIYGISRIADVNINKYAEYRCDTYAVRYGCGEGLLSFLRRLAVAETVGGRPSFTEYIMSTHPSTEKRIERLEKLL, encoded by the coding sequence GGCTTTTTATGTCCTGCTGCTGCTTATTGTGGAATGGGTGGCCCCTTCATTCCTGTCGGGACTGTTTGCGGAATACTCCTTCGCTCATCATCTGGTCTATTCGATGCCTTTCTATCTTGTACTGCTTTATATCCTGTACAGCCTTTCACCGCTGAACGTATGGATCATGCGGATAAAGGAAGGGTACAAACCGCTGGGCGGTGAAGAGCGGGCACGGGTGGAACTCCTGCTCGCAGAAATGGGGATGGAACGGAAGCTGAATATATACCGCAATAAGGACGCACGAACGAATGCCGTGACTTTCGGTTTCAATACAATCGGTCTGACGGACGGCATACTCCGGGCGGCTACGGATGAGGAACTCAAAGGGGTTATCAGCCATGAGGTGGGGCATATCTCGCATTATGACTTCGTGTATCAGGTGCTTCTGTTTTCGATGCAGTCGCTTGGCTACCGCTGCCTGTACGGGTTGTTCCTGATTCCTGCACTGGTATTCGGAGTAATCGGCAACCTCGTGATTGCAGTGGCTCCGGCTGTCCGGTTCGCTGTGGTGGGGATAGCAAAGCTGTGGTGGGGTCTTTATAAACTGCTGCATCACACGATTTACGGCATCAGCCGGATAGCCGACGTGAATATCAACAAATATGCCGAATACCGCTGTGACACGTATGCCGTGCGTTATGGCTGCGGGGAAGGCCTGCTATCGTTCCTGCGTCGGCTGGCGGTGGCCGAAACGGTCGGCGGTCGGCCATCGTTCACCGAATATATCATGAGCACGCATCCGTCAACCGAAAAACGGATTGAACGGTTGGAAAAACTGCTGTAA